In a genomic window of Bombina bombina isolate aBomBom1 chromosome 8, aBomBom1.pri, whole genome shotgun sequence:
- the LOC128638135 gene encoding olfactory receptor 11A1-like: MKQQNVNCTGAIYTLGQPCTGAIYTLGQPCTGAIYTPGNNQTLTEFLLLGFGDLHGFCSWFFIMCLMVYALTIFGNMIIIIIVSTSHLVESPMYFFLCFLSLSDIVLTTNIVPHLLHIVIKEQVTVSFIGCITQFQMFGSSTGTECLLLTVMSYDRYLAICNPLCYTSIMGAQVKHYLVICSWILAFAITLTISVLVGGLHFCGPNVIDHFFCDFGPLIKLSCSDTYLLKIIDFVVTIPVTIFPFVFIILSYLSIFIAIHRIPSTYGRLKAFSTCSSHLTVVCTFYLSLITIYIIPAAGHSVIAQKILSFLYTVVTPLLNPLIYSLRNQEIRLVLKKMVCKLWNQE; the protein is encoded by the coding sequence ATGAAGCAGCAGAATGTCAACTGCACAGGAGCAATCTATACACTAGGACAGCCATGCACAGGAGCAATCTATACACTAGGACAGCCATGCACAGGAGCAATCTATACACCAGGAAACAACCAAACACTCACTGAATTTCTTCTTCTTGGGTTTGGGGATCTTCATGGCTTCTGCAGCTGGTTCTTCATCATGTGCTTAATGGTTTATGCTCTGACAATTTTTGGAAACATGATAATTATCATTATAGTGTCAACCAGCCATCTTGTAGAGTCACCTATGTATTTCTTCCTGTGTTTTCTTTCCCTATCAGACATTGTGCTTACAACAAACATTGTCCCACATTTATTGCACATTGTTATAAAAGAACAAGTCACTGTGTCATTTATTGGCTGCATCACACAATTCCAGATGTTTGGTTCCTCCACAGGTACAGAATGCCTTCTGCTGACGGTGATGTCCTATGATCGGTACCTCGCCATCTGTAACCCCTTGTGTTACACATCCATAATGGGCGCCCAGGTTAAACATTATCTAGTCATCTGCTCTTGGATTCTGGCATTTGCCATTACATTAACAATCTCTGTTCTCGTGGGTGGGTTACATTTCTGTGGCCCTAATGTGATTGACCATTTTTTCTGTGATTTCGGCCCCCTTATCAAGCTTTCATGTTCTGACACTTACCTACTAAAAATCATAGACTTTGTGGTTACAATTCCTGTAACTATAttcccatttgtttttataattctcAGCTATTTGTCTATCTTTATTGCTATCCATAGGATTCCATCTACATACGGTAGACTTAAAGCCTTCTCTACCTGCAGCAGCCATCTGACAGTTGtgtgcacattttatttatctctcattactatatatataatcCCAGCAGCTGGGCACTCAGTCATTGCGCAGAAGATTCTGTCCTTCCTGTACACAGTGGTTACGCCGTTGCTTAATCCCTTGATATACAGTTTACGGAATCAAGAGATTAGACTAGTGCTGAAGAAAATGGTTTGCAAGCTGTGGAATCAGGAATAA